Proteins encoded by one window of Bubalus bubalis isolate 160015118507 breed Murrah chromosome 4, NDDB_SH_1, whole genome shotgun sequence:
- the TACR2 gene encoding substance-K receptor gives MGACVVMTDINISSGLDSNTTGITAFSMPGWQLALWTAAYLALVLVAVMGNATVIWIILAHQRMRTVTNYFIVNLALADLCMAAFNAAFNFVYASHNIWYFGRAFCYFQNLFPITAMFVSIYSMTAIAADRYMAIVHPFQPRLSAPGTRAVIAGIWLVALALAFPQCFYSTITMDEGATKCVVAWPEDSGGKMLLLYHLVVIALIYFLPLVVMFVAYSVIGLTLWRRSVPGHQAHGANLRHLQAKKKFVKTMVLVVVTFAICWLPYHLYFILGTFQEDIYCHKFIQQVYLALFWLAMSSTMYNPIIYCCLNHRFRSGFRLAFRCCPWVTPTEEDKMELTYTPSLSTRVNRCHTKEIFFMFGDVAPSEAVNGQAESPQAGMSTEP, from the exons ATGGGGGCCTGTGTCGTGATGACCGATATCAACATCTCGTCTGGCCTTGACAGCAACACCACGGGCATCACAGCCTTCTCCATGCCCGGCTGGCAGCTGGCACTGTGGACCGCAGCCTACCTGGCCCTGGTGCTGGTGGCTGTGATGGGCAATGCCACAGTCATCTGGATCATTCTGGCCCATCAGAGGATGCGCACGGTGACCAACTACTTCATCGTCAACCTGGCCCTGGCCGACCTCTGCATGGCTGCCTTCAACGCTGCCTTCAACTTCGTCTATGCCAGCCACAACATCTGGTACTTTGGCCGTGCCTTCTGCTACTTCCAGAACCTCTTCCCCATCACAGCCATGTTCGTCAGTATCTACTCCATGACTGCCATTGCTGCTGACAG GTACATGGCCATCGTCCACCCCTTCCAGCCCCGGCTCTCAGCTCCTGGCACCAGGGCGGTCATTGCTGGCATCTGGCTGGTGGCCCTGGCCCTCGCCTTCCCCCAGTGCTTCTACTCCACCATCACCATGGATGAGGGCGCCACCAAGTGCGTGGTGGCCTGGCCTGAAGACAGCGGTGGCAAGATGCTCCTTTT GTACCACCTCGTAGTGATCGCCCTCATTTACTTCCTGCCTCTTGTGGTGATGTTCGTCGCCTACAGTGTCATCGGACTCACGCTCTGGAGACGCTCTGTCCCGGGGCACCAGGCTCATGGTGCCAACTTGCGCCACCTGCAGGCCAAGAAGAAG TTTGTGAAGAccatggtgctggtggtggtgacgTTTGCCATCTGCTGGCTGCCCTACCACCTCTACTTCATCCTGGGCACCTTCCAGGAGGACATCTACTGCCACAAGTTCATCCAGCAGGTCTACCTGGCACTCTTCTGGCTAGCCATGAGCTCCACCATGTACAATCCCATCATCTACTGCTGCCTCAACCACAG GTTTCGCTCTGGATTCCGGCTTGCTTTCCGTTGCTGTCCGTGGGTCACGCCAACCGAGGAGGACAAGATGGAGCTGACCTACACTCCATCCCTCTCCACGAGGGTCAACAGGTGTCACACTAAAGAGATCTTTTTCATGTTTGGGGATGTGGCCCCCTCTGAGGCTGTCAACGGGCAGGCTGAAAGCCCCCAGGCTGGAATGTCTACTGAACCCTAG